A part of Tigriopus californicus strain San Diego chromosome 10, Tcal_SD_v2.1, whole genome shotgun sequence genomic DNA contains:
- the LOC131888001 gene encoding tetratricopeptide repeat protein 4-like translates to MDPRKMEEAMKNLSAEERQALAERMDREMDEYMEQLESSGSRYMDGWSEDNWEKEMEEHPFFSTAIQEGKELPPLLKGIQELKYSADENTPEELAKNYKEDGNFNFKCKKYRFAIASYTEGLKCKCSDDLLNAQLLTNRAASQFRLKNFRSSLLDCRMALAKKSDHLKALLKGAECALELKRFDECVQICDKGILAHPEEAKLVNFRQIAIVKQKEIERNQRREAALQKKAKVEEAKLLAAIKARGINVVSQKGQSDLALDSLEPTHPAALRKRVHFSALDASSLVWPVLFLYPEHGETDFVEEFEENQCFADHLDVMFGKESPKAPWDVEEKYVPEQMNLFFEDILNQKLVSINRQSTLKTVLSDARYRLVGGTPGIIVTVKGSKFETDFLGKYK, encoded by the coding sequence ATGGATCCGAGAAAGATGGAAGAGGCCATGAAGAACCTCTCGGCTGAAGAACGCCAGGCTTTGGCCGAGCGAATGGACCGAGAAATGGACGAATACATGGAACAACTGGAGTCCTCGGGCTCGAGATACATGGATGGGTGGAGCGAAGACAACTGGGAGAAGGAAATGGAAGAACACCCCTTTTTCTCTACGGCGATTCAAGAGGGCAAGGAATTGCCGCCCTTGTTGAAAGGTATCCAAGAGCTCAAGTACTCGGCCGACGAGAACACACCCGAAGAACTAGCCAAGAACTACAAAGAGGATGGaaacttcaatttcaagtgcaAAAAATATCGATTTGCCATTGCTTCTTATACGGAAGGACTCAAATGCAAATGCTCGGATGATCTCTTGAACGCTCAACTACTCACTAATCGAGCCGCATCACAGTTTCGATTGAAAAACTTCCGCTCGTCATTGTTGGATTGTCGAAtggctttggccaaaaagtcgGATCACCTCAAGGCTTTGTTAAAAGGAGCCGAATGTGCTCTAGAACTGAAACGATTTGATGAGTGCGTTCAAATTTGTGATAAAGGTATTCTGGCTCATCCAGAGGAAGCCAAACTAGTCAATTTTCGACAAATAGCCattgtgaaacaaaaagaaatcgagCGAAATCAAAGACGAGAGGCAGCATTGCAGAAGAAAGCGAAGGTGGAAGAGGCCAAACTTTTAGCAGCCATCAAAGCTCGGGGAATCAATGTGGTGAGCCAAAAGGGTCAGTCTGACTTGGCTTTGGACAGCCTGGAACCGACTCATCCGGCTGCCCTCCGGAAACGTGTGCATTTCTCAGCCTTAGATGCCTCAAGTTTGGTATGGCCTGTTCTTTTCCTCTACCCCGAACATGGAGAGACTGATTTTGTCgaagagtttgaagagaatcAATGCTTTGCCGATCATCTTGACGTGATGTTTGGCAAGGAGAGTCCCAAAGCCCCGTGGGATGTGGAGGAAAAGTACGTCCCGGAACAGATGAATCTTTTCTTTGAGGACATACTGAATCAAAAACTGGTGTCGATTAATCGACAATCTACATTGAAAACTGTCTTGAGTGACGCGCGATATCGTTTAGTCGGGGGCACACCCGGCATCATTGTCACCGtcaagggaagcaaatttgaaacaGATTTCCTCGGAAAGTACAAGTAg
- the LOC131888002 gene encoding large ribosomal subunit protein eL24-like — MRIELCSYSGYKVYPGRGRTLVRADGKSYKFLDNRCHKAHLLKRNPRKVTWTVLYRRKHKKGVEEETAKKRTKKSQKFQRAVVGATLQDILAKRNQKPEVRKAQREQAIRAAKDAKKAAKSTKKPAAAAPAKAKPNKPAQKASKPMQKAAPRVGGKR, encoded by the exons ATGAG GATCGAATTGTGCTCCTACAGTGGTTACAAGGTCTATCCTGGCCGTGGCCGCACTTTGGTGCGTGCCGATGGCAAATCCTACAAGTTCTTGGACAACCGTTGCCACAAGGCTCATCTGTTGAAGCGGAATCCTCGTAAGGTGACTTGGACCGTATTGTACCGTCGCAAGCACAAGAAGGGAGTTGAAGAAGAGACTGCCAAGAAGCGCACCAAGAAGAGCCAGAAGTTTCAACGTGCCGTGGTCGGAGCCACCCTCCAAGACATCTTGGCCAAGCGTAACCAGAAGCCCGAGGTCAGGAAGGCTCAACGCGAACAAGCGATCAG AGCCGCTAAGGACGCTAAGAAGGCAGCCAAATCCACGAAGAAGCCCGCTGCTGCCGCTCCCGCCAAGGCTAAACCCAATAAGCCGGCTCAGAAGGCTTCCAAGCCCATGCAGAAGGCCGCCCCCAGGGTTGGTGGAAAGCGATAA